One segment of Vibrio orientalis CIP 102891 = ATCC 33934 DNA contains the following:
- the lolE gene encoding lipoprotein-releasing ABC transporter permease subunit LolE: MFSSLSHFIARRFSRGKQRNKMVSFISMSSTIGIAVGVAVIIIGLSAMNGFERELNNRVLSVISHGEFEGVRGPLVEWQQVVTQAEKHPKIEAAAPYVKLTALAEKGTQLKAIEVRGIDPEQEGRVSSLSDFIDPSVWASFKAGQQQAILGKGVADLLGVKKGDYLTLMIPTGGATTKVQAPKRVRVKVAGLLTLNGQIDHNLALIPLADAQSYAKLGQGVSGVAVKVTDVLEATQIVREAGNTLSVYVYLRSWQQKYGFLYRDIQLVRTIMYLVMVLVIGVASFNIVSTLMMAVKDRAAEIAILRTMGATDGLVKRIFVWQGVFSGAFGSIVGSIVGVLVALNLTPMISALENLIGHKFLSGDIYFVDFLPSQIEPLDVAVVSITAIVLSLLATWYPASRASKLNPAAVLSSK, from the coding sequence GTGTTCTCTTCACTATCTCACTTTATTGCTCGCCGTTTTAGCCGTGGCAAGCAGCGTAACAAAATGGTGTCGTTTATCTCGATGTCATCTACTATCGGTATTGCGGTTGGTGTCGCGGTCATCATCATTGGTTTATCAGCGATGAATGGCTTCGAGCGTGAATTGAATAATCGAGTATTGTCAGTCATATCACATGGTGAGTTCGAAGGTGTGAGAGGGCCACTGGTTGAATGGCAACAGGTCGTCACTCAGGCAGAAAAACACCCGAAGATAGAAGCGGCTGCCCCTTACGTTAAACTCACGGCTTTGGCTGAAAAGGGTACGCAACTTAAAGCGATTGAGGTTAGAGGTATTGACCCTGAGCAAGAAGGGCGCGTATCGAGTTTAAGTGACTTTATCGATCCAAGTGTCTGGGCTTCATTTAAAGCAGGTCAGCAACAAGCCATCTTAGGTAAGGGAGTCGCAGATTTACTCGGCGTTAAAAAAGGGGATTACCTGACGCTGATGATTCCTACCGGAGGAGCGACTACAAAAGTTCAAGCACCTAAGCGTGTACGAGTAAAAGTCGCGGGCCTATTAACATTGAATGGGCAAATAGACCATAACTTAGCGCTGATTCCTCTGGCTGATGCGCAAAGCTACGCTAAGTTAGGTCAAGGTGTGAGTGGCGTTGCTGTTAAGGTCACCGATGTATTAGAAGCAACACAGATTGTAAGAGAAGCTGGCAATACCTTAAGCGTGTATGTCTATTTACGCAGTTGGCAGCAGAAATATGGTTTTCTCTACCGTGATATTCAGCTAGTGAGAACCATTATGTATTTAGTGATGGTTCTGGTGATTGGTGTTGCGAGCTTTAACATCGTCTCTACCTTAATGATGGCGGTAAAAGATCGCGCAGCTGAGATTGCCATCTTGCGTACGATGGGAGCCACTGATGGCCTTGTTAAACGTATTTTTGTCTGGCAAGGCGTTTTCTCTGGTGCTTTTGGTAGCATTGTCGGCAGTATTGTCGGCGTGCTGGTCGCGCTCAATTTGACACCAATGATCTCTGCTTTAGAAAATCTTATCGGGCATAAGTTTTTATCCGGTGATATTTACTTCGTTGACTTTTTGCCATCACAAATTGAGCCGTTAGATGTAGCGGTGGTTTCAATCACAGCCATCGTACTTAGCTTATTGGCAACTTGGTACCCAGCTTCTCGTGCGAGCAAGCTCAATCCAGCCGCGGTGTTAAGCTCAAAATAA
- the lolD gene encoding lipoprotein-releasing ABC transporter ATP-binding protein LolD, translating to MSNLLQCHNVCKTYREGAFDTQVLKGVSFDLKRAELASIIGSSGSGKSTLLHILGALDEATEGHVTFLDQDLSKLSSNKQAKLRNQHLGFVYQFHHLLSDFSAVENVAMPLLIGGTKVAVAKQAAQALLDKVGLTHRLDHRPSELSGGERQRVAIARALVNNPALVLADEPTGNLDHKTALAIYDLMRELNQESQTAFLVVTHDGELAAKMDRQLHMQDGLLLNIEGA from the coding sequence ATGAGTAACCTTCTACAGTGTCACAACGTTTGTAAAACGTATCGAGAGGGTGCGTTTGATACTCAAGTATTAAAGGGTGTGAGCTTTGATCTCAAGCGTGCTGAGCTGGCTTCAATTATTGGTAGCTCCGGTTCAGGAAAGAGTACTTTATTACATATTTTGGGTGCGCTTGATGAAGCAACAGAAGGGCATGTGACGTTTCTCGATCAAGACTTATCCAAACTTAGCTCAAACAAACAAGCAAAATTACGCAATCAGCATTTGGGCTTCGTTTATCAATTTCACCATTTGTTATCCGACTTTAGTGCAGTTGAAAACGTTGCGATGCCGCTTCTGATTGGTGGTACCAAAGTCGCCGTTGCGAAACAGGCCGCGCAGGCACTGCTTGATAAAGTAGGGCTCACTCATCGTTTGGACCATCGCCCATCAGAACTGTCTGGCGGTGAACGTCAGCGTGTTGCCATTGCGCGTGCACTGGTGAACAACCCTGCACTCGTATTAGCCGATGAACCGACGGGCAACCTAGACCATAAGACAGCGCTAGCCATTTATGATCTGATGCGTGAATTGAACCAAGAGTCGCAAACTGCTTTTCTTGTTGTCACGCATGATGGCGAGCTAGCGGCGAAAATGGACCGTCAACTGCACATGCAAGATGGTCTACTTCTGAATATTGAGGGGGCATAA
- a CDS encoding peptidoglycan binding protein CsiV — protein MKKLIPLLLMLVAMPSMAQRQFDIEVIIFKRAVDAEKTAESWPNDLPKIDLERAGSFSDTNYRSKKGVQMLPYSAYKLNGEVERLRRHAGFQVLMHKAWRQGDQGRFGAPTFHIQAGKDFSNKFNQDGSMIGSDSGTQALEGIQEDTIPKALYQLDGKLQIYVEHYLYADVELDLKAPSVRDVIIEENKPEVLDQELSGDDQVVQVGLMEDVTPTVRTEEFLKSYRLDQKRRMRSTETHYLDHPLLGMIIQVRRVNQ, from the coding sequence ATGAAAAAACTGATCCCGCTGTTGCTAATGTTAGTTGCCATGCCCTCTATGGCGCAGCGCCAATTCGATATCGAAGTGATCATTTTTAAGCGTGCCGTCGACGCAGAGAAAACAGCTGAGTCATGGCCAAATGACTTACCTAAAATCGATCTTGAACGAGCAGGTTCTTTCTCCGATACCAATTATCGCTCGAAGAAGGGAGTCCAGATGCTGCCTTATTCTGCTTACAAGCTAAATGGTGAGGTCGAGAGACTAAGACGTCATGCTGGCTTTCAAGTTTTGATGCACAAAGCTTGGCGTCAGGGCGACCAAGGCCGCTTTGGTGCGCCAACGTTTCATATCCAAGCTGGCAAAGATTTTTCAAACAAGTTTAATCAAGACGGCTCTATGATTGGCAGCGACAGTGGCACTCAAGCACTTGAGGGGATTCAGGAAGACACGATTCCTAAGGCGCTTTATCAGCTAGATGGTAAATTGCAGATCTACGTTGAACATTATTTGTATGCAGACGTTGAGCTCGACCTTAAAGCGCCAAGCGTTCGCGACGTGATTATTGAGGAAAACAAACCGGAAGTACTTGATCAAGAACTCAGTGGCGACGACCAAGTGGTACAAGTCGGCTTAATGGAAGATGTCACGCCAACCGTGCGTACCGAAGAGTTCCTAAAAAGCTACCGCTTAGACCAAAAGCGTCGTATGCGCAGCACAGAAACCCACTACTTAGATCACCCACTTCTTGGCATGATCATTCAAGTACGCCGAGTCAATCAGTAA
- a CDS encoding DNA internalization-related competence protein ComEC/Rec2, whose translation MTLYLNYWSLISFSLLIVTSPYWPIMPNWKYLIIPCILIAVSIKYRQVRYCVGAAFACIVIFVHGNLLQQQTEKLFKAGQDITIIADVDSLFKPINRGFQGRVIVRSINGQSLSTFYQPKITLKAPLPFQLGDTVTAKVSLKPITGLLNEVGFDAETYALSQSIVGHGAIQSRQSFYLVSSGTIRGAALEQFNRHTYLLANRDILLALMFGVRDELKADRWRQLQQSGLSHLIAISGLHIGIAFGIGWSLGRGLLRAHWTMTFAPTLFGLALAMGYAWLAGFSIPTQRAMLMCVVLCLVQHFPGQLSYRYKWLFVLSVLLTVEPYWVVSSSLWLSMAAVGFVFIFLSVTKRSQSSWVKAIKLQAVIVLLMLPITALLFHGISLSAFVYNLIFVPWFTFIVVPMLFFTFSVSYLGINTASLWSMADLSLAPVIWAIDYAQWGWVDLSYSEVKWLGMLVALLLAYRVLNKYGVIAVLAICVSLDTRWQQQPLWELSVFDVGHGLAIAVKQNNRVMLYDTGAAWGTSSIAEQIISPYLVKSGVSNLDYLVLSHMDNDHAGGWQQVVDRWQPESVITSQSNVGEVGCIKGQTLTWNLLTIEVLWPVTQVTRAYNPHSCVLSVTHQSTQQKVLLTGDIETIAEWMLIRDKDTLDSDVVIVPHHGSKTSSITKFIEIMSPSLAIASTAKGGRWDLPNLEVVERYKNQGAVWADTGSSGQILVKFYSDSIEMTRLREIKGGSWYRHMLRKGVE comes from the coding sequence ATGACTCTCTACTTAAATTATTGGTCGCTGATTTCGTTTTCGTTGTTGATCGTCACTAGCCCATATTGGCCAATCATGCCCAATTGGAAATATCTAATCATTCCTTGCATCTTGATAGCCGTATCCATCAAGTATAGGCAAGTGAGATATTGTGTTGGAGCAGCATTCGCGTGCATTGTCATATTTGTGCATGGCAACTTGCTGCAACAGCAAACAGAAAAACTTTTTAAAGCAGGTCAGGATATTACCATAATCGCTGACGTTGACAGCCTTTTTAAACCAATAAACCGAGGCTTTCAAGGCAGAGTTATAGTTAGATCAATCAATGGACAATCCTTGAGCACTTTTTATCAACCTAAGATCACGCTCAAAGCGCCATTACCATTTCAACTGGGTGATACCGTAACGGCTAAAGTATCACTCAAACCAATTACAGGGTTACTTAACGAGGTGGGCTTTGATGCCGAAACTTACGCGTTATCTCAATCCATCGTCGGCCATGGAGCAATTCAAAGTCGGCAGAGCTTTTATCTCGTCAGCTCAGGAACCATAAGAGGGGCGGCATTAGAGCAATTTAATCGTCACACATACCTGTTAGCTAACCGAGATATACTACTCGCATTGATGTTTGGTGTACGAGATGAGTTGAAAGCGGATCGTTGGAGACAGTTGCAACAGAGTGGTCTAAGTCATCTGATCGCGATTTCTGGTCTTCATATTGGTATTGCGTTTGGAATTGGCTGGAGTTTGGGGAGAGGGTTACTTCGAGCCCACTGGACGATGACGTTCGCTCCAACGTTATTTGGCTTAGCACTCGCAATGGGCTACGCGTGGCTGGCAGGTTTTTCGATTCCAACTCAAAGAGCCATGTTGATGTGTGTCGTTTTGTGCTTAGTGCAACATTTTCCTGGTCAACTTTCTTATCGCTATAAATGGTTGTTTGTACTTTCTGTACTACTCACCGTTGAGCCTTATTGGGTTGTGAGCAGCAGCTTATGGTTATCAATGGCCGCTGTTGGATTCGTTTTCATCTTTTTATCCGTCACTAAAAGGTCGCAATCGTCATGGGTGAAGGCGATCAAACTTCAGGCCGTCATTGTGTTGCTTATGCTCCCGATAACGGCACTGCTTTTTCATGGCATAAGCTTGAGTGCTTTTGTATATAACCTCATATTCGTACCGTGGTTTACCTTCATAGTTGTCCCGATGCTATTTTTTACCTTCAGCGTCAGCTATCTCGGCATCAATACAGCATCACTTTGGTCTATGGCGGATTTAAGTTTAGCGCCAGTCATTTGGGCAATAGATTATGCACAATGGGGATGGGTTGACCTGTCTTATTCTGAAGTGAAATGGCTTGGAATGTTGGTCGCGTTATTATTGGCTTATCGAGTGTTGAACAAATATGGAGTCATCGCTGTTTTGGCAATTTGTGTCAGCTTAGATACTCGATGGCAGCAACAACCATTGTGGGAGCTGAGCGTATTTGATGTTGGTCATGGGTTAGCAATCGCAGTGAAGCAAAACAATCGCGTTATGCTCTATGACACAGGGGCCGCTTGGGGAACATCAAGTATTGCCGAACAGATAATTTCTCCCTACTTAGTTAAATCTGGTGTGAGTAATCTCGATTACTTAGTGCTTAGCCATATGGACAATGATCATGCGGGTGGCTGGCAGCAAGTCGTTGATAGATGGCAGCCTGAGTCCGTTATCACCAGTCAGAGCAATGTTGGAGAAGTGGGATGCATTAAAGGGCAGACGTTAACTTGGAATCTGCTGACTATAGAAGTGTTATGGCCTGTGACACAGGTAACTCGGGCCTATAATCCCCACTCTTGTGTCCTTAGCGTGACTCATCAATCTACCCAGCAAAAAGTATTACTCACGGGTGATATCGAAACCATTGCCGAGTGGATGTTAATTCGGGATAAAGACACGCTTGATTCTGACGTTGTTATCGTTCCTCATCATGGCAGCAAAACCTCTTCCATTACGAAGTTTATTGAAATCATGAGTCCCTCGTTAGCCATCGCTTCCACTGCCAAAGGTGGTCGGTGGGATTTACCTAATTTAGAGGTGGTCGAGAGATACAAAAATCAAGGTGCTGTGTGGGCAGATACGGGCAGTTCAGGGCAAATATTGGTGAAGTTTTATTCGGACAGTATCGAGATGACCCGCCTGCGAGAAATCAAAGGGGGGAGTTGGTATAGGCATATGCTGCGTAAGGGAGTAGAATAG
- a CDS encoding DUF2062 domain-containing protein: MPRKFIQRFMPDHEVIKRQKALKIFGNVLYNPNLWCLNRRSAAGAFAVGLFMAFVPLPSQMIMSAGLAIACGVNLPLSVALVWVSNPVTMPVLFYFAYKVGAWAMHVPPQEFHFELSWEFILHQMSAIGPPFLLGCLICGVVSAMAGYFGIKALWRYSVVRSWQKRKIRIKGLLKK, translated from the coding sequence ATGCCAAGAAAATTCATCCAACGCTTTATGCCTGACCACGAAGTAATTAAGCGTCAAAAGGCACTAAAGATTTTTGGCAACGTGCTTTACAACCCTAACTTGTGGTGTCTTAACAGACGCTCCGCTGCGGGTGCTTTCGCCGTAGGCCTATTCATGGCTTTTGTTCCACTTCCAAGCCAGATGATCATGTCCGCAGGGCTTGCGATTGCCTGTGGGGTCAACTTACCGCTTTCTGTTGCCTTAGTTTGGGTTAGCAATCCGGTGACCATGCCTGTGCTTTTCTATTTCGCATACAAGGTTGGCGCTTGGGCAATGCATGTACCGCCGCAAGAATTCCACTTTGAACTGTCTTGGGAATTCATCTTGCATCAGATGAGCGCCATTGGACCTCCATTCCTATTGGGATGTTTAATCTGTGGCGTGGTATCGGCCATGGCTGGATACTTTGGAATAAAAGCACTGTGGCGTTACTCCGTCGTGCGCAGCTGGCAAAAACGTAAAATCAGAATAAAAGGCTTACTGAAGAAGTAA
- the lolC gene encoding lipoprotein-releasing ABC transporter permease subunit LolC, whose product MFHPVSTFIGLRYLRGRSGDRFSRFVSYMSTAGITIGVMSLVTVLSVMNGFEAQLKGRILGVLPQAIVSQTDGKTERTEQAPEFVRQLSDAAHPEPIVQSEAVLQSASQLSAGLLIGIKPSEHDPIEQHLIAGRLENLQAGKYQIFIGHTLARSLDVSIGDKVRLMVTSASQFTPLGRIPSQRLFTVAGIYNTGSDVDGQLMLTHIQDAGKLMRLKPDTMTGWRLFFNDPFVVADLSQQPLPQGWKWQDWRDQRGELFQAVRMEKNMMGLMLGLIIGVAAFNIISALIMVVMEKQSEVAILKTQGMSDRQVLAIFMVQGASSGVIGAVIGGALGVALASNLNAILEAAGVALFSVGGELPVLINPIQITIVVVMAIALSLIATLFPSYRASSVKPAEALRYE is encoded by the coding sequence ATGTTTCATCCAGTCTCTACCTTTATTGGATTGCGCTACTTGCGAGGGCGATCTGGTGATAGGTTTAGTCGCTTTGTCTCTTATATGTCGACAGCGGGTATCACGATCGGTGTGATGTCATTAGTTACGGTGCTGTCAGTGATGAATGGCTTTGAAGCTCAGCTCAAAGGCCGAATTCTGGGCGTACTTCCTCAGGCGATTGTGTCTCAAACTGATGGTAAGACAGAGCGAACAGAACAAGCCCCTGAGTTTGTTCGTCAACTTTCTGATGCTGCGCATCCTGAGCCAATTGTTCAAAGCGAAGCCGTACTGCAAAGCGCAAGTCAATTAAGCGCTGGGCTACTGATTGGCATTAAACCTTCTGAACATGACCCCATTGAGCAGCACCTTATCGCGGGTAGGTTAGAGAATCTACAAGCAGGTAAATATCAAATTTTTATTGGTCACACCTTGGCGCGTTCTTTAGATGTCTCTATTGGCGATAAAGTTCGTTTAATGGTGACGAGTGCCAGTCAGTTTACGCCTCTTGGTCGTATTCCTAGTCAGCGACTATTTACTGTTGCGGGTATCTACAATACTGGCTCGGATGTCGATGGGCAGTTAATGCTGACTCACATTCAAGATGCTGGAAAATTGATGCGCTTGAAGCCTGACACTATGACAGGTTGGCGACTTTTCTTTAATGACCCATTTGTGGTGGCGGATTTAAGTCAACAACCTTTACCTCAGGGTTGGAAGTGGCAAGACTGGCGCGATCAACGCGGTGAGTTGTTTCAAGCCGTACGAATGGAAAAGAACATGATGGGCCTTATGTTGGGTTTGATCATTGGCGTTGCGGCTTTCAATATTATCTCTGCCTTAATTATGGTGGTGATGGAGAAGCAGTCGGAAGTTGCAATCTTGAAAACTCAAGGTATGAGTGACAGGCAAGTGCTCGCTATTTTTATGGTGCAAGGTGCCAGCAGTGGGGTAATAGGTGCGGTTATTGGTGGCGCTCTTGGTGTCGCGCTCGCGAGTAATTTGAATGCCATCTTAGAAGCGGCCGGTGTCGCGCTGTTTTCTGTGGGCGGAGAACTGCCTGTTTTGATTAACCCAATCCAAATTACGATTGTTGTGGTTATGGCGATTGCGCTGAGCCTGATTGCAACGCTATTCCCGTCTTATCGCGCATCTTCTGTAAAACCAGCCGAGGCTTTGAGATATGAGTAA
- the mfd gene encoding transcription-repair coupling factor → MPNTSLFNLAGAQGAGDKKQIGNLHGASLAIAISELAAAHGKHTLLAVPDPQTALKLLQEIEQFTTQEVSLFPDWETLPYDSFSPHQEIISDRISRLYQLPTQTGGITIVPVGTLLQRQSPRDYLMQHTLMVKVGDLFSLEKLRIQLEKSGYRHVDQVFGPGEYASRGSILDLFPMGSKDPFRIDFFDDEIDTIRTFDPENQRSIEDTKEIRLLPAHEFPTSESAIEDFRIRWRQRFEARREPESVYMQVSKGTWPAGIEYWQPLFFEQTETLFDYIPEDSQLLTVGNLEESIDTFLTDVDYRYDQRKIDPLRPLLPPEELWLKKDQLFSHFKHLPQVQLFVEPVTEKQGRSNPDLSPLPDLAVQHQNKEPMAALRQFSESFAGKIVFSVESEGRREALLELLQRIKLRPEEFGCLDQAISSTNKFSLVLGAAEHGFIFGSDQVAFICESDLLGDRVIQRRRKDRKATNSDAVIRNLAELQPGQPVVHIDHGIGRYIGLQTLEAGGMVTEYVTLEYQNEAKLYVPVASLNLISRYSGGAEDGAPIHKLGGEAWAKARRKAAEKVRDVAAELLDVYAKRELKPGYKFELDRGQYATFKAGFPFEETDDQSMAINAVMSDMCQAKAMDRLVCGDVGFGKTEVAMRAAFVATDNGKQVAVLVPTTLLAQQHFENFRDRFANLPIRVEVLSRFKTAKEQKLVLQDIEEGKVDLVVGTHKLLSNDIKFKDLGLLIVDEEHRFGVRQKEKMKAMRADVDILTLTATPIPRTLNMAMSGMRDLSIIATPPARRLAIKTFVRQSDDAVVREAVLREIMRGGQVYFLHNQVETIEKVAADLEKLVPEARVTVAHGQMRERELERIMNDFYHQRFNLLVCTTIIETGIDVPTANTIIMDRADNLGLAQLHQLRGRVGRSHHQAYAYLLTPHPKAMTKDAIKRLDAIASLEDLGAGFTLATHDLEIRGAGELLGDEQSGQIQSIGFTLYMEMLEQAVEALKEGKEPSLDELLRDQTEVEMRLPALLPDDYIPDINTRLSMYKQIASVSSEQELGELKIELIDRFGLLPDATKNLLSVAQLKLEAAALKVKKIEAHDKGGFVEFYPDADINPMYLVKLLQSQPQKFAMDGPTKFKFTIPLVDRRKRIQFVNDILGEFQQNLLPKA, encoded by the coding sequence ATGCCTAATACATCTTTATTTAATCTCGCCGGTGCCCAAGGCGCTGGAGATAAGAAACAGATCGGAAACCTGCACGGAGCCAGCTTAGCTATCGCGATTTCGGAGCTAGCGGCAGCGCATGGTAAGCACACTTTGCTTGCTGTACCCGATCCCCAGACAGCTTTGAAGCTACTGCAGGAAATCGAACAGTTCACAACCCAAGAAGTATCACTGTTCCCCGATTGGGAAACGCTGCCTTACGACAGTTTCTCTCCACACCAAGAGATTATCTCTGACCGTATTTCGCGCCTGTATCAACTGCCGACTCAAACTGGTGGCATTACTATCGTCCCTGTGGGCACGCTGCTTCAGCGCCAATCCCCGCGTGACTACTTAATGCAGCACACGCTGATGGTCAAAGTGGGCGATCTTTTCTCACTGGAAAAATTGCGTATTCAGCTTGAAAAGTCAGGCTACCGCCACGTTGACCAAGTATTTGGCCCAGGTGAATATGCAAGTCGCGGCTCGATTCTTGACCTGTTCCCAATGGGTTCAAAAGACCCTTTCCGTATTGATTTCTTCGATGACGAGATTGATACCATCCGCACTTTTGACCCTGAGAATCAGCGTTCAATTGAGGACACCAAAGAAATTCGACTGCTTCCTGCACACGAATTCCCGACGTCAGAAAGTGCCATCGAAGACTTCCGCATCCGCTGGCGTCAACGCTTCGAAGCGCGACGAGAGCCTGAATCAGTTTACATGCAAGTCTCTAAAGGCACGTGGCCGGCAGGTATTGAATATTGGCAGCCTTTGTTTTTTGAGCAAACTGAAACCTTATTTGATTACATTCCTGAAGACAGCCAGTTGCTAACGGTTGGGAACCTCGAAGAGTCTATTGATACGTTTCTAACAGACGTCGACTACCGCTACGACCAGCGAAAAATCGACCCTTTGCGTCCGCTGTTACCGCCGGAAGAGCTATGGCTGAAGAAAGATCAACTCTTCAGCCACTTTAAGCATCTACCTCAAGTACAGCTGTTTGTTGAACCAGTAACAGAAAAACAAGGTCGCAGTAACCCTGACTTATCACCGCTACCTGATCTCGCCGTACAGCATCAAAACAAAGAGCCGATGGCGGCACTACGCCAGTTCAGTGAGTCATTTGCTGGAAAGATCGTCTTCTCTGTAGAGTCAGAAGGTCGACGTGAAGCACTTCTTGAACTACTGCAAAGAATCAAATTACGTCCAGAAGAATTTGGTTGTTTGGATCAAGCCATAAGTAGCACTAATAAATTTAGTCTTGTACTCGGCGCGGCAGAACACGGTTTTATTTTCGGCAGCGATCAAGTCGCCTTTATTTGTGAAAGTGACTTGCTTGGTGACCGCGTTATCCAGCGCAGACGCAAAGATCGCAAAGCAACCAATAGCGATGCAGTCATTCGCAACCTTGCCGAACTTCAACCAGGTCAACCTGTCGTGCATATCGACCACGGTATTGGTCGTTACATTGGCCTACAGACGCTCGAAGCGGGCGGAATGGTCACCGAGTACGTGACTCTGGAGTATCAAAATGAGGCCAAACTGTATGTACCTGTTGCCTCTTTAAACCTAATCAGCCGTTACTCTGGTGGCGCTGAAGATGGTGCTCCTATCCATAAACTTGGCGGTGAAGCTTGGGCTAAGGCGCGCCGTAAAGCCGCAGAAAAAGTTCGCGATGTTGCGGCAGAGCTGCTTGACGTGTATGCCAAACGAGAGCTTAAGCCTGGTTACAAGTTTGAGTTGGACCGTGGTCAATATGCGACCTTCAAAGCGGGCTTCCCATTTGAAGAGACCGATGACCAATCGATGGCAATCAACGCTGTCATGTCGGATATGTGCCAAGCAAAAGCAATGGATCGTCTGGTCTGTGGTGATGTGGGCTTTGGTAAAACAGAAGTGGCCATGCGCGCTGCGTTTGTTGCAACCGACAACGGCAAACAAGTTGCTGTACTAGTACCGACAACCTTGCTCGCCCAACAGCACTTTGAAAACTTCCGCGACAGATTTGCTAACTTACCTATCCGAGTCGAAGTACTTTCTCGCTTTAAAACCGCCAAGGAACAAAAGCTAGTCTTACAAGATATCGAAGAAGGTAAAGTCGACCTCGTGGTCGGTACCCATAAACTCCTGTCGAACGACATCAAGTTTAAAGATTTAGGTCTACTCATTGTCGATGAAGAACACCGCTTCGGAGTTCGTCAAAAAGAGAAGATGAAAGCCATGCGTGCCGACGTCGACATCTTAACTCTGACTGCAACACCAATCCCTAGGACCTTGAATATGGCGATGAGTGGCATGCGCGACTTATCGATTATTGCCACGCCGCCTGCTCGACGTCTTGCCATCAAGACCTTCGTCAGACAAAGTGATGATGCCGTGGTCCGCGAAGCAGTATTGCGCGAAATCATGCGTGGCGGTCAGGTCTACTTCCTGCATAACCAAGTTGAAACCATCGAAAAGGTCGCCGCTGATCTCGAAAAGCTTGTTCCTGAAGCACGTGTTACGGTCGCACATGGTCAAATGCGCGAGCGTGAGCTTGAACGCATTATGAACGATTTCTACCACCAGCGATTCAACCTACTGGTATGTACCACCATTATCGAAACGGGTATCGATGTCCCAACGGCCAACACCATCATCATGGATCGTGCCGATAATTTGGGTCTGGCGCAGTTACACCAACTTCGAGGCCGTGTCGGTCGTTCGCACCACCAAGCCTACGCTTACTTGCTAACACCACACCCTAAGGCGATGACTAAAGATGCGATTAAACGTCTCGATGCTATCGCTTCATTAGAAGACTTAGGCGCAGGCTTTACGTTGGCAACTCATGATTTGGAAATCCGCGGTGCGGGTGAATTGCTTGGTGACGAGCAGAGTGGCCAAATTCAATCGATCGGCTTTACTCTTTACATGGAGATGTTAGAGCAAGCAGTTGAAGCACTTAAAGAAGGTAAAGAGCCTTCACTGGATGAGCTACTACGCGACCAGACAGAAGTTGAGATGCGTCTACCTGCTCTATTGCCCGATGACTATATCCCAGACATCAACACGCGCTTATCTATGTACAAACAAATTGCCAGCGTTAGCAGTGAACAAGAGTTAGGTGAGCTTAAGATTGAACTTATCGACCGATTCGGATTATTACCTGACGCAACGAAAAACTTACTGTCCGTTGCGCAGCTAAAACTAGAAGCCGCTGCACTGAAAGTGAAAAAGATTGAAGCTCATGACAAGGGGGGCTTTGTCGAATTCTACCCAGATGCTGACATTAACCCAATGTATTTGGTTAAACTATTGCAATCTCAGCCACAAAAATTCGCAATGGATGGACCAACTAAGTTCAAGTTTACGATACCATTGGTTGATAGACGCAAACGCATACAATTTGTTAATGACATACTGGGCGAGTTCCAGCAAAATCTATTACCAAAAGCCTGA
- a CDS encoding GNAT family N-acetyltransferase, whose translation MTPSYQIITQDLNLRLIDSEEAEILRDCVCNSPNLHQWIDWCQSDFSTDDAERFILATRLNWVKAQAYGFGVFCRHSDQLLGMVAINEIYHTFNMASIGYWIGDAHQGQGHGSKAVNALVEFCFDVLKLTRIEIVCDPGNQASQKLIERCGGKFESRAENRFLYNGKPKAGLVYSIIP comes from the coding sequence ATGACACCTAGTTATCAAATCATCACACAAGATCTTAACTTGCGCTTAATCGATAGCGAAGAGGCGGAGATCTTACGCGATTGCGTGTGTAACTCCCCTAACCTCCATCAATGGATTGATTGGTGCCAATCTGACTTCTCAACCGACGATGCAGAGAGATTCATCCTTGCGACCCGGCTCAACTGGGTCAAAGCACAAGCGTATGGTTTCGGTGTATTTTGTCGTCACTCAGATCAGTTGCTGGGAATGGTTGCGATTAATGAGATATACCACACCTTCAACATGGCTAGCATCGGTTACTGGATTGGCGATGCGCATCAAGGCCAGGGACACGGTAGTAAAGCTGTTAACGCCTTAGTTGAGTTTTGCTTTGATGTGCTAAAACTTACCCGTATTGAGATTGTCTGCGACCCCGGTAATCAGGCGAGCCAGAAATTGATTGAAAGATGCGGCGGCAAGTTCGAATCACGCGCAGAAAACCGCTTTCTCTACAATGGGAAGCCCAAAGCAGGCTTGGTTTACTCCATTATTCCTTAA